The sequence TAATCAAACCTACCTGTACTCATAGAGGCCATTAGCGTTTTTGATCTTACATGATCATTTGCAGCCATGTCCAAAACAAAAATGTCCTGTAGGTTATCATTGTCAAGGTCAGCAATATCAATACCCATTCCATAGAAGGAAATTTGGTTTGTGGACTCTTTTATTTTGTCTGAAAATGTTCCATTTTGATTGTTTATATAGAGTGCATCGGGCAGATAATAATCGCTTGCCATATAAATATCCATCCAACCATCTTCGTTGATATCTGAAATGGTTAGTCCCAGCCCAAAAATTGGTTTTTCGAGCCCCGCATCTTTAGTGATATCCACAAACCTTCCATTATCATTACGGTAAAGATGTGAGGAATTAAAATAGACATTATCCGGGTTGGCCTTTAAAAGTCTTTGAAGGTTAATTGGATCTACACCATAGAGTTCATTTTCGTTCATTACAAGACAGTCCAAATCGCCATCCTTGTCAAAATCGAAAAAGACAGATTGTGTACTAATGCCCATATCAGCAAGTCCGTAGGTTTCTGCACTTTCTGTGAACGAACCGTTTTTTTGGTTAATGAACAGCAGATTTTTACGATTTTCTCTGGTATTGGGACCTCCTTGAGACACATAAATATCCATCCAATCATCTCCATTGATATCAACAAATGTGATTCCATTGGACCAATGCTTTCCAGTATTGATGTTTGAAGTTTCGGTGGCGTCTTTGAACCTTAAATTACCTTCATTTAGATAAAGTTGATTGGGAACTTGGTTTCCGCAGAAAAAGATATCTAAAAGACCATCATTGTTTAGATCTTCAAGCCCAACTCCAGCACCATTATAAAAGTAATCGTAGTCAAATAGGTTTTGCATGGTTGCTACATCATGCTCAATAGTGTTTGAAAAATTGATGCCACTTGCTGTTGTCACCAACCTTTTGAATACTGGACTTTCCTTTTCGGTTTCAGGTTTTTCACTTATACCCTGATTGTCTTTCGTTTTGTCACCACAGCTTACGAGAAGAAAAAGTAAGAGTGTTATGTAAAAAACTTTGATCATTTAATTCAACCAATTTTAATGAAATATAAACTAATAATTCAAATTTTAAACGTAGGTAGGTATAAAAGTAGGGCTATTGCAAAGTTAAACGGTTTCTTTTGAAGATAGTCGGCACTTAGTGTTTAAACTTATCCAAGAGTTTAATCAAGTACAATTTTATTAAGATATAATTTAAAAGAACAAAAAAAGGGCATCTGTTACAGATGCCCTTTTATGAAATTATCTAATGATAAACTTTTAGTCACAAACAGCTATACCAACTGTGCCCTCAACTGGGCCAAGAGCACCACCTGGGTCAACAGCAGCCTGATTTCCATTTGGATCGGCAATGTTATAAGAATGCTCTGATTCAAAAGCGCCAGGAACATAGGAAACTACTAATGACGTAGCACCTTCTGGTACAGTAAACTTACTGTTTCCTGAACTACCATTTCCAAGCGTAAATGACTGAGCAGCACCACCGTCAATAGATACGGTAATTTGAGCTCCATCCCATCCATCTCCAAAGCTATCAAAGAAGTTGATGATATATTCACCTGGGAACGGCGCATCTGCATTCAATAATGTACAATCTAGGACATTGATCTGAACAAAATTTTCTGTGCCAGGTGTTCTAGTGGTGAAAATTCTACCATCATCAGTTAAAAACTCAAAGCGGTAGTTGAATTCATCATTCACTGATAAATCAGCAAAATCCACTCCATTATAAATCTCAAGAAGTGTACGAGTAAACTCTATAGTTCTTACACCTTCTACAGATGGAAGAGCAGAAATATCATAGCTCACTTCTACAGCTTCATCTTGAGAGAGATCAGGATCACCATCCTCAACAGTTCTATCAATAAATTCTCTATAGATAGTCAATGTGTTAAGTAAAGCTCCATCCATTCCATCGTCAATTCTAATCTCAACTGAGTATTCATCGTTAACGGCTGTTGGTGCGATATTTACACCAGTCTTATCAGCAACATTAATACCATCGTTTAAAAATGGTAATAAAAGGCTGACACCATCATCAACGGTTTCCGTATAACGATAAGGAGAACTAAAGAAAGAACCTCCACTTACGTTACCTGTGGTATCCTCGTTTTTAAACGATCTGCCGTCAGTAAGGAAAAGCTCCATATTCACTATAAATTGGTCACCTGGCAATACTTGCGTAATAGGTATACCAACTGCGGTAAGAAACTCCGCTAACGTAAGGCTATAATCAAAAGTTGGAAGCCCATCTAATTCACCAAATTCACTAGCGGCGATAGTTGCAAGGGCAGCACCAGAAACAGAATCATCATCAGTACCATTGTTGTCCACATAATCTCCTGTAATCTCAACACGGTCCAAAAGTGCTCCACCTTCGGCATCTTGTTCTTGAATACTAAAGGATAAAGTAGCACCAGTATCAAACATGTCCAAGGAACCGGATGAGTCCAAGGTTCTCAAGACAGCACCGGCTGTTACAGTATCCTGTACCAGTAAAGTAATCTTGTCGTCCTCACTACAGGCGGTAACAAAGACTGCCGCAGCCAACAGGACATATATCTTAAATTTTCTCATGAAATTAAATTTTATGTTCATTGCTCTTTTTTTAGTTGGCCACAGGGGCACTTGGGTTAGTATCCCAGAATACGGGCTGTGTTTGATCCGTTTTTTGCGTAATACTAGAGTTAGTATTAACAGCATTTGCAGGATAATACATAGACCTAATAAACGTACCTGGATCAGGCTCTAGGTTAGGCTGTAATGTAGTAGGGAAACCGGTTCTTCTATAGAAGTTATAGGGTTCAACACCGTTGCCAAAATGAGCAATAAAAAACTGCTCTGCTATAACATCCCATTTTCCGTCCATGTCAGCGGCATCAAAACGAACTCCAACCGTTGTGTTCATGTATAGGTTAATCGCAGCTTCAGAAGGCTCAAATGATGTATCTGAACTTCCAGCTCTTCCTGAAAGGAAAGCCTGAACCTTAGCGATAGATTTAGAAATACCGTCCATCATATACATACGAGCATCAGAATCATTTCCATCTGCCATTGCCATTTCAGCTTTCATGAAGTCAACTCCAAAAGCTGTCAAGAGATTAGTGATGCCATTTCCGCCTCCACCTGAAGATGGGCTAATAGCTTGGAAGCTGTCATCATCAAATCTACCACCAACAGGATAGGTCCCGTAAGTAGTTCTTAACAAACCATCTGGTGGAATACCATCTGCTTCTCCATGCGCTCTACCCCAAAATCCGTTTGGTAAATAGCAGAAATCTCCTCCAAACCCTGCATCAAGATAATGTTGCGGTGGAGTCTCTAAAGAACAGTTCAATAATTCTTCGTTTGGCGCTATACCAGCTCCAGGAACTGCAGCTGTTTGTCTGTAGAAGTAGTAACGAATTCTTGGATCATCTGTAGTATCCATCAATTGCATCAACCAGTTGGACATATACTCTCCAGCACCTGCCGCTTGATAGTTAATACCATATCTAGGGTGTCTAGTATCTGGTTGTGTAGCACTTGCAGCTGGCCAGTTGTACAAGAAATCATCAGCTGTATCTTGAATATAGTCACCACTGGCGATAATAGCATCAAAGCTAGCTTTGGCATTTGTGTCTACCAATCTACGTTGTACATAGATTTTCAACTTTAATGTATTGGCTGCATTCACCCATTTATCATAATCATTTCCATAAAAGAAATCATTAGCTGGATCAGAGGAAGGTGAGCTATTGAAATTGGCAATTGCATCATCTAAAAGAAGCAACATAGCATCATAAATGCTTGCTCCTGAATCCAATGCTGGGTTAAAATTCTGCTCTGCTCCTTGAACGATTTCTGAATAAGGAACGTCGCCGAAGAAATCTACCATACTGATCATTAAATATGCCTCGATAAATTGGGCAATACCAATGTGTCTGGTTTGTTCTGCTGCTTCAGCCAAAGGTGTCATAGCGCGAATATCCGCAAGAACACCTCTATAGGCATTGATCCATTCATCGTTCATATCACTGTCCTGATAAACACTTTGGTAATTTCTACCATTCATGTTTACAACACGTGTCATCTCCATACCCAACTCATTGAAACCATCCCCGGTGGTATTACCACCTGACTGGAAGTTGTCATTAAGGTCAAAATCGGCATCACCTTCATACTGTCTTACAAAATCCTCTTGAATAGAATTCAAGAAGAAATCAACACCTGCTTGATCAGGGGTAAGCGCATTTGGATTTGCGGTAATGTCGAGCTCTGTGGTCTCACAAGAGGTAAATGCAAGCAAACCTCCTAAGACCGTCAAAGTCATATATCTGTTTATGTTTCTCATTATTTTCATTATTATAATTCTTAGAATGTTGCTTTTACACTAAATCCGTACCTTCTTGAACTTGGTCCGTTGATAAAGTCAAAACCAAATCCGTTACCTACTCCAGTACCATTGGTGTTAGGATCAAAGTTGGCACCTTTTGGTGTGTTTATTGCTCTGTACCAAAGGTTGTTACCAGATACGGTGAATGTAAGTGCTCCAAATGGTGTCTTGTCCAAGAATTTAGAAGGCAAACTATAGCTAAAAGAAGCTTCTTGCAATCTAACCGTTGTAGCATCATACACTTGCAATTCGTTAGGGCCAAATAAAAGGTTACTAAAGAAATAAGTAGAGTTGTTAATCTGTCTGTTATTGACATTGCCATCGGCATCAACACCAGGTAGAATAAAAGTATTCTCTCTATCTATAGTCTCAGTAATCAACCCTCTACCCAATAAAGTAGAAATGGTAGATGAATATACATCTCCTCCTTGAGTATAGTTCCATTGGAATCCGAAAGTAAAGTTCTTATAAGAAATACTGTTTCTTACGTTAGCTACCCAGTCTGGGTTTGGATCACCAATAATACCGTCATTTGGATCCTGAACATAATTTCCATCAGCACCTACTACAAAGTCACCATTATCGTCTGTCAAGATTTTACTTCCAAAGAATACACCAAAAGCTTCACCTTCTATAGCGGCGTTACCTAAGTTGGAAAAACCAGAGAAAACTACTTGGTCAGTATCCAACCCAAGGTCATTTACTGTAGTCTCATAAGCGGTAAAGTTTAGATTGGTAGTCCAATCGAAACCACCTTCTTCTTTTGCTCTTATCCAATTAACACCTAAGTCAATTTCAACACCTTCAGATTCAATCTCACCAATATTGGTAGCAGTAACCGTAAATCCAGTTGCTGGATCCAATGGTCTGTCCAAAATCAAATCATTAGTTTTTCTCTGATATACAGAAGCATCCAATGTAATTCTGCTATCCCACCATCTAGACTCGATACCAACTTCGATTTCTTGCAAAGTTTCAGGAGATAAATCAGGGTTTCCAAGACGTATACCTGTGGTGTTGGTCACTATATTTTGACCAGAACCATCTTGTGCATCTTGAGTATCCAATGTTAAAGTATTCGCTACTGGGAAATTAGAAGTTAGTACATCAAAGTTTGCAGAAACTCCGATACCACCACGAATTTTTAAGTAGTTCAATACATTTTCTGACTTAAGACCATCAATTGCCGCAGTTGGTATGAAAGAGATACTTGCAGAAGGATAGAATT is a genomic window of Flagellimonas sp. CMM7 containing:
- a CDS encoding SusD/RagB family nutrient-binding outer membrane lipoprotein translates to MRNINRYMTLTVLGGLLAFTSCETTELDITANPNALTPDQAGVDFFLNSIQEDFVRQYEGDADFDLNDNFQSGGNTTGDGFNELGMEMTRVVNMNGRNYQSVYQDSDMNDEWINAYRGVLADIRAMTPLAEAAEQTRHIGIAQFIEAYLMISMVDFFGDVPYSEIVQGAEQNFNPALDSGASIYDAMLLLLDDAIANFNSSPSSDPANDFFYGNDYDKWVNAANTLKLKIYVQRRLVDTNAKASFDAIIASGDYIQDTADDFLYNWPAASATQPDTRHPRYGINYQAAGAGEYMSNWLMQLMDTTDDPRIRYYFYRQTAAVPGAGIAPNEELLNCSLETPPQHYLDAGFGGDFCYLPNGFWGRAHGEADGIPPDGLLRTTYGTYPVGGRFDDDSFQAISPSSGGGGNGITNLLTAFGVDFMKAEMAMADGNDSDARMYMMDGISKSIAKVQAFLSGRAGSSDTSFEPSEAAINLYMNTTVGVRFDAADMDGKWDVIAEQFFIAHFGNGVEPYNFYRRTGFPTTLQPNLEPDPGTFIRSMYYPANAVNTNSSITQKTDQTQPVFWDTNPSAPVAN